A DNA window from Ranitomeya imitator isolate aRanImi1 chromosome 2, aRanImi1.pri, whole genome shotgun sequence contains the following coding sequences:
- the LOC138666647 gene encoding gastrula zinc finger protein XlCGF57.1-like, which produces MSLLRLSPSLQLHGASQTSLETVSILNKLTLIENDYTGSSERNLIFSDFIADDCAITLDTCEEHAIILYTHPVLHSKDPSSDPIKEIVVSASSNITIQKQSHRQTVKQQMAHIRKKPFSCSECQKCFTAKWHLVTHRRIHTGEKPFPCSECGKCYSEKAKLVTHLRIHTGEKPFSCLECGKCFNWKSNLIIHQRIHTGEKPFSCSECGKCYREKAKLINHQRIHTGEKPFSCSDCGKFYSEKSTLIKHQRIHRAEKPFSCVECGKCFNLKTNLVTHQRIHTGEKPFSCSECEKHKKYNLVNHHRNHTGEKPFSCSECGKCFNLKKSLAAHQRIHTGEKPFSCSECGKCFTQKSNLVPHVRSHTGVKPFSCSECGKCYTSKANLVKHQRIHTEEKQFSCSECGKYFNSKSNLETHQIFHKR; this is translated from the coding sequence ATGACTATACTGGGAGTTCAGAGAGAAATCTGATATTTTCAGATTTTATAGCAGATGATTGTGCTATCACACTCGATACATGTGAAGAACATGCCATTATCCTATATACACATCCAGTTCTTCACAGCAAAGATCCATCATCAGATCCTATTAAAGAGATCGTCGTTTCTGCTTCATCAAACATCACTATACAAAAGCAAAGTCACAGACAAACTGTTAAACAGCAAATGGCACACATaaggaagaagccattttcatgttcagaatgtcagAAATGTTTTACAGCAAAATGGCATCTTGTTACACATCGGAGAATTCACACCGGAGAGAAGCCGTttccttgttcagaatgtgggaaatgttatagtgAGAAAGCTAAACTTGTTACACActtgagaattcacacaggggaaaagcctttttcatgtttggaatgtgggaaatgttttaattggaAATCAAATCTTATTATACATCaaagaattcatacaggggagaagccattttcttgttcagaatgtgggaaatgttatagggAGAAAGCTAAACTTATTAATCATCagcgaattcacacaggggagaagccattttcttgctcAGATTGTGGGAAATTTTATAGTGAGAAATCCACacttattaaacatcagagaattcacagagcggaaaagccattttcatgtgtggaatgtgggaaatgttttaatttgaaaacaaatcttgttactcatcagagaattcacacgggCGAGAAGccgttttcttgttcagaatgtgagaaacatAAAAAATACAACCTTGTTAACCATCacagaaatcacacaggggagaaaccattttcatgttcagaatgtgggaaatgttttaatttgAAAAAAAGCCTTGCTGCACATCAGAgaatacacacaggggagaagccattttcatgttcagaatgtgggaaatgttttactcagaaatcaaatcttgttccTCACGTGAGAAGTCACACGGGGgtaaaaccattttcatgttcggaatgtgggaaatgttatactaGTAAAgcaaatcttgttaaacatcagagaattcacacagaagagaagcaattttcatgttcagaatgtggtaaatattTTAATAGTAAATCAAATCTTGAAACACATCAGATATTTCACAAAAGGTAA